One window from the genome of Acidobacteriota bacterium encodes:
- a CDS encoding glycosyltransferase family 39 protein: MRWPPFGRLALGFGSALVLLWLLDVSGTWSGLVLARGAALLTVLAAGGAAIRLLAVRPELRWPAAFLALSLLVRFVGIDHEVHGRYYADEGTYYKQASLINQGRLFSPSFNYPHLLYWAGAFALWLSELLPGLAAGLADHLYGVREPLARSWLTLRAVVALSSALTVPPVWFLARRLAGPLAAAVAALLTIASPLLNQQSHLIICDVPSAFFATWCLALVGRLAEREGWRDYLLAGVASGLAAASKYPAGVVAVAIVAVWLFHRLRSRDWRWGLFGAGAASLGAFLLVMPAIFVYPQAAFAGKRGIFFGVRQYAGGGWLGVQPTSHAAWYGEELVTTFGLVALGAGLIGLLLQRREVLRRLAWNLPYPVLFLAMMVGMTMVVKRNLLPVLPALAVILGVGLAGWWRSRPTGGSFGWRNGLALVVLLLALAGPLHATWQQSHGLAAPSNREVALEWIRQHVPAGARFVKESYTPRLSQGQYPHLKARFAGRFSLAEIRHPSNDYLLLASAAYRRFLKPEELTKEHHRVFAERYRRIFDEMEPLVEFPPNPTRLGPLLRLYALDPLVPDLRRQRRYTAEEAFCSAGVESREAGLAFVGEGAWCVFKGYFAAGPHRLQAAATATADIAVRAREGTAIGSVVSAEEIALPTDGKYFFYVRIPAGERLTAFEVAAPAAESQPESSSHGSTP, translated from the coding sequence ATGCGGTGGCCTCCGTTCGGCCGGCTGGCCCTCGGCTTCGGGTCGGCTTTGGTGTTGCTCTGGTTGCTCGATGTCTCGGGCACCTGGTCCGGCCTGGTCTTGGCCCGCGGCGCGGCTTTGCTCACCGTTCTCGCCGCCGGCGGGGCGGCCATCAGGCTGTTGGCGGTGCGGCCGGAGCTGCGCTGGCCGGCGGCCTTTCTCGCCCTTTCCCTGCTGGTGCGGTTCGTCGGCATCGACCATGAGGTCCACGGGCGCTACTACGCCGACGAAGGCACTTATTACAAACAGGCGAGCCTGATCAATCAGGGACGCCTGTTCTCGCCCTCCTTCAACTACCCCCACTTGCTCTACTGGGCCGGGGCCTTCGCTCTCTGGCTCAGCGAGCTGCTCCCTGGCCTCGCCGCCGGCCTCGCCGACCACCTCTACGGCGTGCGCGAGCCCCTGGCGCGCTCGTGGCTGACGCTGCGCGCGGTGGTCGCCCTGAGCAGCGCTTTGACGGTGCCGCCGGTGTGGTTTCTGGCGCGCCGCCTGGCGGGGCCCCTGGCCGCTGCCGTCGCGGCACTGCTCACCATCGCTTCGCCGCTCCTCAACCAGCAAAGCCACCTGATCATCTGCGATGTGCCCTCGGCCTTCTTCGCCACCTGGTGTCTGGCCTTGGTGGGGCGCCTGGCGGAGCGCGAGGGCTGGCGCGATTACCTGCTCGCCGGGGTCGCCTCGGGCCTGGCGGCGGCGAGCAAGTACCCCGCCGGCGTGGTGGCGGTGGCGATCGTCGCCGTTTGGCTCTTTCATCGCCTGCGCTCGCGCGATTGGCGCTGGGGATTGTTTGGCGCCGGCGCCGCCTCGCTGGGAGCATTCTTGCTGGTGATGCCGGCGATCTTCGTCTACCCGCAGGCGGCCTTTGCCGGTAAGCGCGGCATCTTCTTCGGCGTGCGCCAGTATGCCGGCGGCGGCTGGCTCGGCGTCCAGCCCACCAGCCACGCCGCCTGGTATGGCGAGGAGCTGGTGACGACCTTCGGCCTGGTGGCCCTCGGTGCCGGCTTGATCGGTCTGCTCTTGCAGCGCCGCGAAGTGCTGCGCCGCCTGGCCTGGAACCTGCCCTATCCGGTGCTCTTCCTGGCGATGATGGTGGGCATGACGATGGTGGTGAAGCGCAATCTGCTGCCGGTGCTGCCGGCGCTGGCGGTGATCCTCGGCGTCGGTCTGGCGGGGTGGTGGCGGTCGCGCCCTACCGGAGGATCCTTCGGCTGGCGCAACGGCCTGGCGCTAGTGGTGCTGCTGCTGGCGCTCGCCGGCCCTCTGCACGCCACCTGGCAGCAGAGCCACGGCCTGGCTGCGCCGAGCAATCGCGAGGTCGCTCTCGAGTGGATCCGCCAGCACGTCCCGGCCGGCGCCCGCTTCGTCAAGGAGTCCTACACGCCGCGCCTTTCGCAGGGGCAGTATCCCCACCTCAAGGCGCGTTTCGCGGGCCGCTTCTCACTGGCCGAGATCCGCCACCCGAGCAACGACTATCTGCTGCTGGCGAGCGCCGCCTACCGGCGCTTTCTCAAACCCGAGGAGCTGACCAAAGAGCATCACCGGGTGTTCGCTGAGCGCTATCGCCGCATCTTCGACGAGATGGAGCCACTGGTCGAGTTTCCTCCCAACCCGACCCGTCTTGGTCCGCTGCTGCGCCTCTACGCCCTCGACCCGCTCGTGCCGGACCTCCGCCGCCAGCGTCGCTACACTGCCGAGGAGGCTTTCTGCAGCGCCGGCGTGGAGTCTCGGGAGGCCGGTCTGGCCTTCGTCGGGGAAGGCGCCTGGTGTGTCTTCAAAGGCTACTTCGCGGCCGGGCCTCATCGCCTGCAGGCCGCTGCCACGGCCACCGCCGACATCGCGGTGCGGGCGCGCGAAGGAACGGCGATAGGCTCGGTGGTGTCGGCGGAGGAGATCGCTCTGCCGACGGACGGCAAGTATTTCTTCTATGTCCGCATTCCGGCGGGCGAGCGCCTCACCGCCTTCGAGGTGGCGGCGCCGGCGGCGGAATCGCAGCCGGAGAGCTCGAGCCATGGCAGCACCCCGTGA
- a CDS encoding sulfatase, giving the protein MATSGIRISAGLGWLSVAGIVLTLAGCLEPAPFEDPPNILLVVTDDQRWDTLSAMPRMAAALGPRGVRFDNAFVTNPVCCPFRSSLLAGGFYSHETGVLTATPANGAAPRFDDRRTLGTLLQEQGYRTGLIGKYLNRYDLIAPRVPPGWDFFFASQEPHDWYRTPWIRGSSGPRHATVGEAYVSERHITRVERSQALAFLGVDDPRPFFLMVATHAPHRPAIAPQKDRRLYRDFEYRDRAWGEEDLSDKPDYVRRRQGFFEREQTLGGRLVDLPQRQLASLQLVDRLVVGLLGALEAAGESDRTVVIFTSDNGMLWGEHRLYTKAMPYEEAIRVPLLIRAPGSLSRVVESLVAVDLDVAATVLDFAGVRFDGRGHSLRPWLMGDHGVDRSEILLEGFGVDPDVTPAWTAVRTADWKLVEYATGERELYDLRTDPFEENSRHREPAQQAHIADLTSRLEGFRGLAIADSVYLPPAQVGASFEYRFSARGGSGSRHWQRIAGSVPPGLAVAPDGSLAGVPRRAGDFRFTLEVEDASTSPVTGKPQSHRRQFHLSVSP; this is encoded by the coding sequence ATGGCGACATCGGGGATCAGGATCAGCGCTGGGCTCGGATGGCTGTCGGTCGCCGGGATAGTGCTCACCCTCGCTGGTTGCCTCGAGCCGGCGCCCTTCGAGGATCCGCCCAACATCCTCCTCGTCGTCACCGACGATCAACGCTGGGACACGCTGTCGGCAATGCCGCGAATGGCGGCCGCCCTCGGTCCGCGCGGGGTGCGGTTCGACAACGCCTTCGTGACCAACCCGGTGTGCTGCCCCTTCCGCTCGAGCCTGCTGGCGGGTGGCTTCTACTCCCATGAAACCGGCGTACTGACGGCCACGCCGGCCAATGGCGCAGCGCCGCGGTTCGACGATCGAAGGACCTTGGGGACCCTGCTCCAGGAGCAGGGCTACCGCACCGGCCTGATCGGCAAGTACCTCAATCGCTACGACTTGATCGCACCGCGGGTGCCGCCCGGCTGGGACTTCTTCTTCGCCTCTCAGGAGCCCCACGACTGGTACCGGACGCCCTGGATCCGGGGCTCGAGCGGGCCGCGCCACGCGACCGTCGGCGAAGCCTATGTCTCCGAGCGTCACATCACCCGGGTCGAGCGCAGCCAGGCCCTCGCTTTCCTGGGAGTCGATGATCCGCGCCCCTTCTTCTTGATGGTCGCCACCCACGCGCCCCATCGTCCGGCGATCGCTCCCCAGAAGGACCGTCGGCTCTACCGTGACTTCGAGTACCGGGATCGCGCCTGGGGCGAAGAGGATCTCTCGGACAAGCCCGACTACGTGCGTCGTCGGCAGGGTTTCTTCGAGCGCGAGCAGACCCTCGGAGGACGCCTGGTCGATCTGCCGCAGCGCCAGCTGGCGTCGCTGCAGTTGGTCGATCGGCTGGTGGTCGGGCTTCTGGGGGCCCTCGAAGCCGCCGGCGAGAGCGACCGTACGGTGGTCATTTTCACCTCCGACAACGGCATGCTGTGGGGGGAGCACCGCCTTTACACCAAGGCCATGCCCTACGAGGAGGCGATCCGAGTGCCGCTGTTGATTCGGGCTCCGGGATCGCTCTCGCGGGTCGTCGAGTCGCTAGTCGCCGTCGATCTCGACGTTGCCGCCACCGTTCTCGATTTCGCCGGTGTCCGCTTCGACGGCCGGGGTCACAGTCTGCGTCCCTGGCTGATGGGCGACCACGGGGTGGATCGGTCCGAAATTCTCCTCGAGGGCTTCGGGGTCGATCCGGACGTCACGCCGGCCTGGACTGCGGTGCGGACCGCTGACTGGAAGCTGGTCGAGTACGCCACCGGCGAGCGCGAGCTCTACGACCTGCGGACGGACCCCTTCGAGGAGAACAGCCGCCACCGGGAGCCGGCGCAGCAGGCGCACATCGCCGACCTCACCAGCCGTCTCGAGGGCTTCCGTGGCCTGGCGATTGCCGATTCGGTTTACCTTCCGCCGGCCCAGGTCGGGGCTTCCTTCGAGTATCGCTTTAGCGCCCGAGGGGGGAGCGGCTCCCGCCATTGGCAGCGGATCGCCGGCTCTGTGCCGCCCGGCCTCGCGGTCGCCCCCGACGGCTCCCTGGCCGGAGTCCCTCGGAGGGCGGGGGATTTTCGCTTCACTCTCGAGGTCGAGGACGCATCGACTTCGCCGGTCACCGGCAAGCCGCAGAGCCACCGACGCCAGTTCCACCTTTCGGTCTCACCCTGA
- a CDS encoding NADPH:quinone reductase, whose product MKALRVHRFGGPEVLQVDEVADPLPAAGEVLIEVRAAGVNPVDTYVRSGTYERLPPLPYVPGGDAAGVVMAVGKGVGDFEAGDRVYTAGGSQGLLTGACAERMVVRESQLRRLPQAASFAQGAALGVPWATAFRGLVQIGGGRSGETVFVHGASGSVGLAAVQIACARGLDVLGSAGTPEGLDLVRDAGASQAFDHTAEGYLAAVRQATGGDGPDLILEMAAHLNLDRDLELAAPGGRIVIIGSRGRVEVDPRAALSKDLTVRGFALSSSSPEAMDEIHRGLFSGLESGAFVPLVGAELPLADGGRGHLLAVEPGVYGKVVLLP is encoded by the coding sequence ATGAAGGCCTTGCGAGTGCATCGATTCGGCGGTCCCGAGGTGCTGCAGGTCGACGAGGTGGCGGATCCGCTGCCGGCGGCCGGCGAAGTGCTGATCGAAGTGCGGGCAGCCGGGGTCAATCCGGTCGACACCTACGTGCGCTCCGGTACCTACGAGCGCCTGCCGCCGCTGCCCTACGTTCCCGGCGGCGACGCCGCCGGCGTGGTGATGGCCGTCGGCAAGGGAGTCGGCGACTTCGAGGCCGGTGACCGGGTCTACACGGCGGGCGGCTCTCAGGGCCTTCTCACCGGGGCTTGCGCCGAGCGCATGGTGGTGCGCGAGAGCCAGCTTCGGCGATTGCCGCAGGCCGCGTCCTTCGCCCAAGGGGCGGCCCTCGGAGTGCCCTGGGCGACCGCCTTCCGGGGGCTGGTCCAGATCGGCGGCGGCCGCTCCGGAGAGACCGTCTTCGTGCACGGCGCGAGCGGCTCCGTCGGGCTGGCGGCGGTGCAGATCGCCTGCGCCCGGGGCCTCGATGTGTTGGGCTCGGCGGGGACCCCCGAAGGCCTCGACCTGGTCCGCGATGCCGGTGCGTCGCAGGCCTTCGACCACACTGCCGAGGGCTATCTCGCGGCGGTGCGCCAGGCCACCGGCGGCGATGGGCCCGATCTGATCCTCGAGATGGCGGCGCACCTCAATCTCGACCGTGACCTCGAGCTCGCGGCGCCGGGTGGACGGATCGTCATCATCGGCAGCCGCGGCAGGGTCGAGGTCGATCCCCGCGCTGCCCTCAGCAAGGACTTGACGGTGCGGGGATTCGCTCTGTCGAGCAGCTCGCCGGAAGCCATGGACGAGATCCATCGCGGCTTGTTCAGCGGCCTCGAGAGCGGTGCTTTCGTCCCGCTGGTCGGGGCCGAGCTGCCGCTCGCCGATGGCGGCCGAGGTCACCTCCTGGCCGTCGAGCCCGGGGTCTACGGCAAAGTCGTCCTGCTGCCTTGA
- a CDS encoding bifunctional chorismate mutase/prephenate dehydratase yields the protein MAAPRDLQDLRETIEAIDRDLLTLLRRRMDQVDAIADAKIQAASPFRDREREDRVFQRVRQIARSLDLDSHRVEQLYRQIMEMSIARQQEHLRSKAEAPLRVAYQGVEGSYSHLAAQGRYGGRPGGALLTGFESFHQAAEAVRRGEADFALLPVENSTAGSILQTYDELASGDLVITGEVIRAIEHCLLALPGARFDDLRRVLSHPQGLLQCEEFLRRHPQLEPRAEFDTAGAARKVRQGGDPTVAAIASESAAKVYGLEIMERGIQTAAGNATRFFEVGIEAALCPPDVDCKTSLQLVLSHTPGALGKVLTTLAEHNVNVCKLESRPRAGTPWEYRFYLDLEGHGDHERVAAAIAAVRPLTVEMARLGTYPKG from the coding sequence ATGGCAGCACCCCGTGACCTGCAAGACCTGCGCGAGACCATCGAGGCGATCGATCGCGACCTGCTGACCCTGCTGCGTCGGCGCATGGACCAGGTCGATGCCATCGCCGACGCCAAGATCCAGGCCGCCTCACCGTTCCGCGATCGCGAGCGCGAGGACCGAGTGTTCCAGCGGGTGCGCCAGATCGCCCGCTCCCTCGATCTCGACAGCCATCGCGTCGAGCAGCTCTACCGGCAGATCATGGAGATGTCGATCGCGCGCCAGCAGGAGCACCTGCGCAGCAAGGCCGAGGCGCCGCTGCGGGTCGCCTATCAAGGAGTGGAGGGCTCGTACAGCCATCTTGCCGCCCAGGGGCGCTACGGCGGTCGTCCTGGCGGGGCCCTGCTGACCGGCTTCGAGAGCTTTCACCAGGCCGCCGAGGCGGTGCGTCGCGGCGAGGCCGATTTCGCCCTGCTGCCGGTGGAGAACTCGACCGCCGGCAGCATCCTCCAAACCTACGACGAGCTGGCGTCCGGCGATCTGGTGATCACCGGCGAGGTGATTCGGGCCATCGAGCACTGTCTGCTGGCTCTGCCCGGTGCCCGCTTCGACGATCTGCGCCGGGTGCTGTCGCACCCGCAGGGGCTGCTGCAGTGCGAGGAATTCCTGCGCCGGCACCCCCAACTCGAGCCGCGGGCCGAGTTCGATACCGCCGGGGCGGCGCGCAAGGTGCGCCAGGGGGGCGATCCGACGGTGGCCGCGATCGCCAGCGAGTCGGCGGCCAAGGTCTACGGTCTCGAGATCATGGAACGCGGCATCCAGACCGCCGCCGGCAACGCCACCCGCTTCTTCGAGGTCGGCATCGAGGCGGCCCTCTGTCCCCCAGACGTCGACTGTAAGACCTCGCTGCAGCTCGTCCTGTCCCACACGCCGGGAGCCCTCGGCAAGGTCTTGACCACCCTCGCCGAGCACAACGTCAACGTCTGCAAGCTCGAGAGCCGTCCGCGCGCCGGCACTCCCTGGGAGTATCGTTTCTATCTCGATCTCGAGGGCCATGGTGACCACGAGCGGGTGGCCGCCGCGATCGCCGCGGTGCGCCCCTTGACGGTCGAGATGGCTCGGCTCGGAACCTATCCCAAGGGCTGA
- a CDS encoding nuclear transport factor 2 family protein, which translates to MAKILRIALFALPLLFLLVSPVAASDADEAAVRAALENYFRGHATGDGAHHRKVFHPRSSLWWVRDGNLNERSSEEYISRHKGEAPEDEADRKRRIVFVDVTGEAAVAKIELDYPGVLITDYMSLLKIDGEWRIISKIFSSKR; encoded by the coding sequence ATGGCCAAGATTCTGCGCATTGCCCTTTTCGCTCTGCCCCTGCTCTTTCTGCTGGTGTCGCCGGTGGCTGCCTCGGACGCCGACGAGGCAGCGGTGCGGGCAGCCCTCGAGAACTACTTCCGCGGCCACGCCACCGGAGACGGCGCTCACCACCGCAAGGTCTTCCATCCGCGATCGAGCCTGTGGTGGGTGCGCGACGGTAACCTGAACGAGCGCTCCAGCGAGGAGTACATCTCGCGCCACAAGGGAGAGGCGCCGGAGGACGAGGCCGATCGCAAGCGCCGCATCGTCTTCGTCGACGTCACCGGCGAGGCGGCGGTGGCCAAGATCGAGCTCGACTATCCGGGAGTCCTGATCACCGACTACATGTCGCTGCTCAAGATCGACGGCGAGTGGCGCATCATCAGCAAGATCTTCAGCTCGAAACGATAG